A portion of the Melanotaenia boesemani isolate fMelBoe1 chromosome 2, fMelBoe1.pri, whole genome shotgun sequence genome contains these proteins:
- the LOC121656950 gene encoding protein NLRC3-like — translation TVMTKGVAGIGKTVLTQKFTLDWAEDKANQDIQLTFPLTFRELNVLKEKKFSLVELVHHFFSETKEAGICSFEEFQVVFILDGLDESRLPLDFHNNETLTDVAESTSVDVLLTNLIRGNLLPSARLWITTRPTAANQIPPDCVGMVTEVRGFTDTQKEEYFRKRFTDEEQASRIITHMKTSRSLHIMCHIPVFCWITATVLEDVLKTREGGELPKTLTEMYIHFLVVQTKVKKVKYEGGAETDTTWSPESRKMIESLGKLAFDQLQKGNLIFYESDLTECGIDITEASVYSGVFTQIFKEERGLYQEKVFSFVHLSVQEFLAALHVRLTFINSGVNLMVEQQSHFRWSTFFKKPDLKHLHQRAVDEALQSPNGHLDLFLRFFMGLSLQTNQSLLQGLMTQTGSSSQTNQETVQYIKEKISENVSAERSINLFHCLNELNDRSLEEEIHQILRSGRLSTDELSPAQWSALIFILLSSEEDLKVFDLQKYSPSEEVLLRLLPVVKASNKALLSACGLSERSCGPLSSVLSSQSSSLTELNLSNNDLQDSGVKELCDGLKSPNCKLETLSLSGCLITAEGCASLASALTSNPSHLKELDLRYNHPGDSGVKLKKYSCPLTINMNTVDRNLKLSDNNRKVTCVKELQSYPDHPDRFDLYPQLLCENILTGRCYWEVEWRGGVYISVSYREIRRRGDSSDCRFGCNDQSWSLSCSDDEGYSVWHNNRKTPISSSSSSSVSNRVAVYVDCPAGSLSFYKVSSDSLIHLQTFITTFSHPLYAGFGIWFPGSWVSLC, via the exons acagtgatgacaaagggagtggctggcattgggaaaactgtcttaacacagaagttcactctggactgggctgaagacaaagccaaccaggacatccagttgacatttccactgactttcagagagctgaatgtgctgaaagagaaaaagttcagcttggtggaacttgttcatcacttctttagtgaaaccaaagaagcaggaatctgcagctttgaagagttccaggttgtcttcatcttggatggtctggatgagagtcgacttcctctggacttccacaacaatgagaccctgactgatgttgcagagtccacctcagtggatgtgctgctgactaacctcatcagggggaatctacttccctctgctcgcctctggataaccacacgacctacagcagccaatcagatccctcctgactgtgttggcatggtgacagaggtcagagggttcactgacacacagaaggaggagtacttcaggaagaggttcacagatgaggagcaggccagtAGGATCATCacccacatgaagacatcacgaagcctccacatcatgtgccacatcccagtcttctgctggatcactgctacagttctggaggatgtgctgaaaaccagagagggaggagagctgcccaagaccctgactgagatgtacatccacttcctggtggtccagaccaaagtcaagaaggtcaagtatgaaggaggagctgaaacagatACAACatggagtccagagagcaggaagatgattgagtctctgggaaaactggcttttgatcagcttcagaaaggaaacctgatcttctatgaatcagacctgacagagtgtggcatcgatatcacagaagcctcagtttactcaggagtgttcacacagatctttaaagaggagagaggactgtaccaggagaaggtattcagcttcgtccatctgagtgttcaggagtttctggctgctcttcatgtccgtctgaccttcatcaactCTGGAGTCAACCTGATGGTAGAACAACAATCACACTTCAGGTGGTCCACATTTTTTAAGAAACCAGATCTAAAACAtctccatcagagagctgtggacgaggccttacagagtccaaatggacacctggacttgttcctccgcttcttcatgggtctttcactgcagaccaatcagagccTCCTTCAaggcctgatgacacagacaggaagtagctcacagaccaatcaggaaacagtccagtacatcaaggagaagatcagtgagaatgtgtctgcagagagaagcatcaatctgttccactgtctgaatgaactgaatgatcgttctctagaggaggagatccatcaaatcctgagatcaggacgtctctccacagatgaactgtctcctgctcagtggtcagctctgatcttcatcttactgtcatcagaagaagattTGAAAGTGTTcgacctgcagaaatactctccttcagaggaggttcttctgaggctgctgccagtggtcaaagcttccaacaaagctct GCTGAGTGCGTGTGGTCTCTCAGAAagaagctgtggacctctgtcctcagttctcagctcccagtcctccagtctgacagaactgaACCTGAGTAACAatgacctgcaggactcaggagtgaaggagctttgtgatggactgaagagtccaaactgcaaactagaaactctcag cctgtcaggatgtctgatcacagcggaaggctgtgcttctctggcctcagctctgacctccaacccctcccatctgaaagagctggacctgagatacaaccatccaggagactcaggagtgaag ctgaagaagt attcctgtccactcacaatcaacatgaacacagtggacagaaacctcaaactgtctgacaacaacaggaaggtgacgTGTGTGAAGGagcttcagtcatatcctgatcatccagacagatttgacTTGTatcctcagctgctgtgtgaaaatattctgactggtcgctgctactgggaggtcgagtggagaggagGTGTTTAtatatcagtgagttacagagaaatcagaaggagAGGAGACAGCAGTGACTGTAGGTTTGGATGCAATGATCAGTCTTGgagtctgagctgctctgatgatgaaggttactctgtctggcacaataacagaaaaacacccatctcctcctcctcctcctcctctgtctctaacagagtagcagtgtatgtggactgtcctgctggctctttGTCCTTCTACaaagtctcctctgactcactgatccacctccagaccttcatcaccacattctctcatcctctctatgctggatttgggaTCTGGTTTCCTGGTTCCTGGGTGTCTCTGTGTTGA